The genomic stretch AGTGGGAATAAGTTATTCTATTAGTGAAAACTTCTCTGCTTATGGTATCTATGACAAAACATTTACCCCACAATCAGGAACAGGAATTAACAAAACAAAGATTACCGATCCATTCCGAGGGCAGAATATTGAATTCGGATTAAAGAAAGACTGGTTTGGAGGAAAGTGGAATTCTACTTTTGCAGTATATGAAATAAGAAGAGAAAACATACTTGTTTCCGGACCTAAAGAGCAAAATGATGGAAATCCATTTCAGATAGCTTCAGGAGAACAAAGAGCCAGAGGTTTTGAAACGGACATTAAAGGAGAAATTGTAAAAGGACTGAACATCATTATCAACTATGCTTATACGGATGCCAAAACAATTAAAGATACGAACCCAGCAAATATAGGGGTACAATCTCCCGGAAATGCTAAAAACGTTCAAAATACGTGGATTAGTTACAGATTTGAACATGGGATTATGAAAGGCTTCGGAATCTCAGCAGGATATCAATATCAGGGAGGAAGACAGTCATGGTATGGTGTAGATGCTAAAAAAGATCAAAGCCTACCGGATTATTTTGATACTAACTTCGGGCTTTCTTATGTAGCTAAGAAATTTGATGTAAACCTTCTTCTAAACAATACCCTGAACAGAAAATTGTATAGTGGATACAGAGGAGATGCAGGCGAATATGCGTGGATTTACAATGCACCCCGTAACTGGAGATTATCAATCGGATATAAATTCTAAAAAAATAAAGGTTAACCCTCTTGGGGGTTAACTTTTTGCTATGAAAAAAAAGCATCACCATAAAAAGAAAATTTCTCCAACCAAGAAATGGTCTGCTAAACTACATTTGTGGTTTGGTTTGTCTGTTGGCATTATTGTCTTCATAGTCTCTCTTACAGGGACTTTATATGTTTTTAAAGATGAAGTACAGAATGTACTCCGCAAAGACGCTATATATGTACAGCAGGAGACCTCAGCACTAAGACCATTACCTATCAGCATTCTTCGGGAAAAGGTAAGCTTGGAGCTGAATGAGAAATCTCCGATCAACTCTGTTGAAATATCTTTAGACAAAGGAAAATCTTATCGTTTTTTATATTTCGAAAAGAATAAAAAAGGCTGGAATTACTTTCAGGAAGTGCTTATCAACAAACAGGTCTATGTGAACCAATACACGGGAGAAATTCTGGCTGTATACAACGAAAAATATGATTTCTTCAATATTTTAAAGTACATCCACTGGGGATTGCTTTTAAATTCAGACTGGGGAAAATATGTGGTAGGTATTCCCACTGTTCTTTTCATCTTTATGTTGATTACAGGAATTATCCTATGGTGGCCAAAAAATAAGAATGCAAGAAAAGGCCGTTTCTGGTTCAATTGGGAAAATGTAAAAAGCTGGAAGCGTAAAAACTATGATCTTCATAATGTCCTGGGTTTTTATGCATCATTCATTGCACTGTTAATGAGCATCACCGGGATCTATTTTGCATATCCATACGTTAAAAATGCTTTTAATTATACTTTATCAGGCTCTATGGAGCTCCCAAAAGAAAAACAAATCAAATCTCCTGATTCCTTGATGGTAAAAAGGTCTGATCTTTTTGATATGACGGCTTTACAAACTGAAAAACTGTATGCACAGGCTTCCAGTTACAGAATTTCACTCAATGGAAAAAATAAGAAAGGAAAAGAGCTTAAAAACCTTCCTATCACCATCTATGGACAGGAAGGAAGATTCAGTGACAGGAGCATCCTGACTTTTGATAAATATTCTGGAAAACTGCTGACCAACAGGCCTCATCAACAACTGAGCAATGCCGAAAAATATGCCAATGCCAACTATGACATCCATACAGGCTCCTACTTTGGACTGTTTGGAAAAATCATCTGGTTTATGGCCGGTCTTATATGTACCTCACTTCCCGTTACCGGATTTCTGGTCTGGTGGGGAAAAAGAAAGAAACAAGGAAAGAAAATATAATGAAAAAAGCACTTTTATCAGCTGCATGCCTGGGTACAATAACCTCCTTCGCTCAGGTTAAAGATTCTTTAAAAACTCAAAAAGTTGAGGAAGTGGTTATGACTGCTTCCAGAAAAAAAGAGAATATTAAAGAAGTACCAAGTTCTATTACCATTGTTGGGGAAAAACAGATACAGTCTCAATTAACAGTTAATTCAGACATTACAAGCATATTACAATATACAGTTCCGAGTTTAGGAACCAATTCCGGACAGACTTCCAATACAGGGCAAACGTTACGAGGACGCCAGGTACTGGTCTTAATAGACGGAATTCCCCAGTCTACTCCCCTTCGAAACGGAGCAAGAGACTTAAGAGTTATTGATCCGTCAGCTATTGAAAGAGTTGAGGTAATCAAAGGAGCT from Chryseobacterium indologenes encodes the following:
- a CDS encoding PepSY-associated TM helix domain-containing protein, which produces MKKKHHHKKKISPTKKWSAKLHLWFGLSVGIIVFIVSLTGTLYVFKDEVQNVLRKDAIYVQQETSALRPLPISILREKVSLELNEKSPINSVEISLDKGKSYRFLYFEKNKKGWNYFQEVLINKQVYVNQYTGEILAVYNEKYDFFNILKYIHWGLLLNSDWGKYVVGIPTVLFIFMLITGIILWWPKNKNARKGRFWFNWENVKSWKRKNYDLHNVLGFYASFIALLMSITGIYFAYPYVKNAFNYTLSGSMELPKEKQIKSPDSLMVKRSDLFDMTALQTEKLYAQASSYRISLNGKNKKGKELKNLPITIYGQEGRFSDRSILTFDKYSGKLLTNRPHQQLSNAEKYANANYDIHTGSYFGLFGKIIWFMAGLICTSLPVTGFLVWWGKRKKQGKKI